One window of Thioalbus denitrificans genomic DNA carries:
- the rpsT gene encoding 30S ribosomal protein S20, with the protein MANSPQAKKRARQADKRRLLNASQRSAMRTSIKKVLKAISAGDKTGAEEAYKTAVPMLDRMAGRGLIHKNKAARHKSRLTKHIRAL; encoded by the coding sequence TTGGCCAACTCGCCTCAAGCCAAAAAACGTGCCCGCCAGGCGGACAAGCGCCGTCTGCTTAATGCCAGCCAGCGCAGCGCCATGCGCACCAGCATCAAGAAGGTGCTGAAGGCCATCTCCGCCGGCGACAAGACCGGAGCCGAGGAGGCCTACAAGACGGCAGTGCCCATGCTCGACCGCATGGCCGGCCGCGGCCTGATTCACAAGAACAAGGCCGCCCGCCACAAGAGCCGCCTGACCAAGCACATCAGGGCCCTCTGA
- the proB gene encoding glutamate 5-kinase yields MKSRFALKTARRWVVKIGSALLTDNGRRLDREAIAGWVEQIAALRADGIEVVLVSSGAVAAGMQRLGLRQRPKALHELQAAAAVGQMGLVQTYESCFQRHGLHTAQVLLTREDLSDRERYLNARSTLWTLIDLGVVPVVNENDTVANDEIRFGDNDTLAALVANLIEAELLVILTDQSGLFDRDPRRFADATLVRQGRAGDPALDAMAGGSAGELGRGGMQTKLKAARLAARSGAATVIVGGREPDVLQRVGAAEEVGTLLLPAEEPMAARKRWIASHLRMRGRLVLDEGAVRVLQTSGRSLLAVGVTAVEGDFVRGEMVACVAPDGREIARGLVNYSAAESRRIMGRPSDAIESILGYVDEPELIHRDNLVMS; encoded by the coding sequence ATGAAAAGCCGTTTCGCACTCAAGACCGCGCGCCGCTGGGTGGTGAAGATCGGCAGTGCGCTCCTGACCGACAATGGCCGGCGCCTGGACCGCGAGGCGATCGCCGGCTGGGTGGAGCAGATCGCCGCCCTGCGCGCGGACGGCATCGAGGTGGTGCTGGTCTCCTCCGGAGCCGTGGCCGCCGGCATGCAGCGGCTCGGACTGCGCCAGCGACCAAAGGCCCTGCACGAGCTGCAGGCGGCGGCGGCGGTGGGGCAGATGGGCCTGGTGCAGACCTACGAGAGCTGCTTCCAGCGCCATGGGCTGCATACGGCACAGGTGCTTCTCACCCGCGAGGACCTCTCCGATCGCGAGCGCTATTTGAACGCCCGCAGCACCCTGTGGACGCTGATCGACCTGGGCGTGGTGCCGGTCGTCAACGAGAACGACACGGTTGCCAACGACGAGATCCGGTTCGGTGACAACGATACCCTCGCCGCGCTGGTGGCCAACCTGATCGAGGCCGAGCTGCTGGTCATCCTGACCGACCAGTCGGGCCTGTTCGACCGGGATCCGCGCAGATTCGCCGACGCGACCCTGGTGCGGCAGGGCCGGGCGGGCGATCCGGCGCTCGACGCCATGGCGGGCGGCAGTGCCGGGGAGCTGGGCCGGGGCGGAATGCAGACGAAGCTGAAGGCGGCGCGGCTGGCGGCCCGTTCCGGCGCCGCGACGGTCATCGTGGGCGGCCGCGAGCCCGATGTGCTGCAGCGGGTGGGGGCGGCGGAGGAGGTGGGCACCCTGCTGCTGCCGGCGGAGGAGCCCATGGCCGCGCGCAAGCGCTGGATTGCCAGCCATCTGCGCATGCGGGGCCGGCTGGTGCTCGACGAGGGGGCCGTGCGGGTGCTGCAGACCTCGGGCCGCAGCCTGTTGGCCGTCGGCGTCACGGCGGTCGAGGGGGATTTCGTCCGCGGCGAAATGGTGGCCTGCGTCGCCCCGGACGGGCGCGAGATCGCCCGCGGCCTGGTGAACTACAGTGCCGCGGAGTCGCGCCGCATCATGGGCAGACCCAGCGACGCCATCGAGTCCATTCTCGGCTACGTGGACGAGCCCGAGCTGATCCACCGGGACAACCTGGTCATGAGCTGA
- the cgtA gene encoding Obg family GTPase CgtA, producing the protein MKFVDEATIRVEAGKGGNGCLSFRREKYIPKGGPDGGDGGDGGSVYLLADANINTLVDFRYVRAWRAQSGEPGRGANCTGRSGEDRIIPVPVGTQVFDVDTGELIGDLVAAEQRLLVAQGGYHGLGNTRFKSSTNRAPRQTTPGSPGEVRNLRLELKLLADVGLLGLPNAGKSTLISAVSAARPKVADYPFTTLYPNLGVVRVDAQRSFVMADIPGLIEGAAEGAGLGVRFLKHLSRTRLLLHLVDVLPPDGSDPVAAVRGIVAELEKFSPELAGRERWLVLNKIDLLPADERESRCRALVESIGWSGPVFFISAAVGEGTRLLVQQVMSRLEELKLQQDEGVTRERGAPGEEPDSAEDD; encoded by the coding sequence ATGAAGTTCGTCGACGAGGCCACCATCCGGGTGGAGGCGGGCAAGGGCGGCAACGGCTGCCTGAGCTTTCGTCGTGAGAAATACATTCCCAAGGGCGGGCCCGACGGTGGCGACGGCGGTGACGGCGGCAGCGTCTACCTGCTCGCCGACGCCAACATCAACACCCTGGTGGATTTCCGCTACGTGCGTGCCTGGCGGGCCCAGAGCGGGGAGCCGGGCCGCGGCGCCAACTGCACCGGGCGCAGCGGAGAGGACCGCATCATTCCGGTTCCGGTGGGTACCCAGGTCTTCGACGTGGACACCGGCGAGTTGATCGGGGACCTGGTGGCCGCGGAACAGCGGCTGCTGGTCGCCCAGGGCGGCTACCACGGTCTCGGCAACACCCGCTTCAAGAGCAGTACCAACCGGGCTCCCCGCCAGACCACGCCGGGTAGCCCGGGCGAGGTGCGCAACCTGCGCCTGGAGCTGAAGCTGCTGGCCGACGTGGGGCTGCTCGGACTGCCCAACGCGGGCAAGTCCACCCTGATCAGTGCCGTGTCCGCCGCGCGCCCGAAGGTGGCTGACTACCCCTTCACCACCCTCTATCCCAACCTCGGCGTGGTCCGCGTGGACGCCCAGCGCAGCTTCGTGATGGCCGATATTCCCGGCTTGATCGAGGGTGCCGCCGAGGGGGCCGGGCTGGGTGTCCGTTTCCTCAAGCACCTCTCCCGCACGCGCCTGTTGCTGCACCTGGTGGATGTGCTCCCGCCCGACGGGTCCGATCCGGTCGCCGCGGTGCGGGGCATCGTCGCCGAACTGGAGAAGTTCAGCCCCGAACTGGCCGGGCGGGAGCGCTGGCTGGTGTTGAACAAGATCGATCTCCTGCCGGCGGATGAGCGCGAGTCCCGCTGCCGGGCGCTGGTGGAGTCCATCGGCTGGAGTGGCCCCGTGTTTTTCATCTCGGCGGCCGTCGGCGAGGGGACGCGCCTGCTGGTGCAGCAGGTGATGAGCCGCCTGGAGGAGCTGAAACTCCAGCAGGACGAGGGCGTGACCCGGGAGCGGGGCGCCCCCGGGGAAGAGCCGGACTCCGCCGAGGACGACTGA
- the rpmA gene encoding 50S ribosomal protein L27 has product MAHKKAGGSSRNGRDSESKRLGVKRYGGQAVEAGSIIVRQRGTHFHPGNNVGCGRDHTLFATAPGRVVFEVKGPRQRKFVSVVAD; this is encoded by the coding sequence ATGGCTCATAAAAAGGCAGGCGGCAGCAGCCGCAACGGCCGCGACTCCGAGTCCAAGCGTCTTGGCGTGAAGCGTTACGGCGGCCAGGCCGTGGAGGCCGGCAGCATCATCGTCCGCCAGCGCGGCACCCATTTCCACCCGGGAAACAACGTGGGCTGCGGCCGCGACCACACCCTGTTCGCCACCGCCCCCGGTCGCGTGGTGTTCGAAGTGAAGGGGCCGCGCCAGCGCAAGTTCGTGAGCGTGGTGGCCGACTGA
- the rplU gene encoding 50S ribosomal protein L21 codes for MYAVIMSGGKQYRVSEGDTLRVEKLDAEAGASLDFDKVLMVADGETVNIGAPYLDGGKVSATVKAHGRADKVHIVKFRRRKHYRKQMGHRQWFTEVEITGINAG; via the coding sequence ATGTACGCGGTTATCATGAGCGGCGGGAAGCAGTACCGGGTGAGCGAAGGCGATACCCTGCGGGTCGAGAAGCTCGACGCCGAGGCGGGCGCCAGCTTGGACTTCGACAAGGTGCTGATGGTGGCCGACGGCGAGACAGTGAATATCGGTGCGCCCTACCTCGATGGCGGCAAGGTGAGCGCCACGGTCAAGGCGCACGGTCGTGCGGACAAGGTGCACATCGTGAAATTCCGTCGTCGCAAGCACTATCGGAAGCAGATGGGCCACCGCCAGTGGTTCACCGAGGTTGAGATTACCGGGATCAACGCCGGTTAA
- a CDS encoding OmpA family protein, giving the protein MIKKNMSKVVTTAAGLAMMALVGGAAAAPVLDSSKTIWMNPYGECWVDSYGGVESLPVECGGPAPMAEAPAPAPEPKPAPVIPTIVVGDAFFDFDKADLKPGAIEALDRGARSINDNAEYVRQVNVTGHTDSIGSEAYNQKLSERRAGAVADYLAGKGVSRSLMNVKGMGESQPVADNRTKEGRAQNRRVEVQVITK; this is encoded by the coding sequence ATGATCAAGAAAAATATGAGCAAGGTGGTGACCACTGCCGCCGGACTGGCGATGATGGCCCTGGTGGGCGGAGCTGCTGCGGCGCCCGTCCTCGACAGCAGCAAGACCATCTGGATGAATCCCTATGGTGAGTGCTGGGTGGACAGCTACGGTGGCGTGGAGAGCCTGCCCGTGGAGTGCGGTGGCCCCGCCCCCATGGCCGAGGCCCCGGCTCCCGCTCCGGAGCCGAAGCCTGCCCCGGTGATTCCCACCATCGTCGTGGGTGACGCCTTCTTCGACTTCGACAAGGCCGACCTGAAACCCGGCGCCATCGAGGCCCTGGATCGCGGTGCCCGTTCCATCAACGACAACGCCGAGTACGTGCGCCAGGTCAACGTGACCGGCCACACCGACAGCATCGGCAGCGAGGCCTACAACCAGAAGCTCTCCGAGCGTCGCGCCGGTGCCGTGGCCGACTATCTGGCCGGCAAGGGTGTGTCCCGCTCCCTGATGAACGTGAAGGGCATGGGCGAAAGCCAGCCGGTGGCTGACAACCGCACCAAGGAAGGCCGCGCCCAGAACCGCCGCGTCGAGGTGCAGGTCATCACCAAGTAA
- a CDS encoding response regulator transcription factor, whose translation MRIALLEDDEDQSRLIELWLTEAGHTVHGCTTGADFQRSVRNSSFDLLIIDWLLPDTSGIEVLDWVREYVDRQVPVLFVTVRDSEEDIVRALSHGADDYMIKPVRRMELLARISALGRRTQPQPDLHDLTFGVYHLNVTERTVNYQDAEVQLTPKEFELALFLFRNAGRLLSRGHILESVWGRRPDLNTRTVDTHISRLRRKLNLEPENGCRLTAVYHHGYRLEFLNENQEETA comes from the coding sequence TTGAGGATTGCACTGCTTGAGGATGACGAGGATCAGTCGCGGCTGATCGAACTCTGGCTCACCGAGGCAGGCCATACCGTCCACGGCTGCACCACCGGGGCGGACTTTCAACGCTCTGTCCGCAACAGCAGCTTCGATCTGCTGATCATCGACTGGCTGCTGCCGGACACCAGCGGCATAGAGGTTCTGGACTGGGTCAGGGAGTACGTGGACCGCCAGGTGCCGGTGCTGTTCGTCACCGTTCGCGACAGTGAAGAGGACATCGTCCGCGCACTCTCCCACGGCGCCGACGACTACATGATCAAGCCGGTGCGGCGAATGGAACTGCTGGCCCGGATCAGCGCGCTCGGGCGGCGCACCCAGCCCCAGCCCGATTTGCACGACCTGACATTCGGGGTCTACCACCTCAATGTCACCGAGCGCACGGTCAACTATCAGGACGCGGAAGTACAGCTGACCCCCAAGGAGTTCGAACTCGCCCTGTTCCTGTTCCGCAATGCGGGGCGGCTCCTCTCCCGCGGCCACATACTCGAGAGTGTGTGGGGACGGCGTCCGGACCTGAACACCCGAACGGTGGATACCCATATCAGCCGGCTGCGCCGCAAGCTCAACCTGGAACCGGAAAACGGCTGCCGGCTCACCGCGGTCTATCATCACGGCTACCGCCTGGAGTTCCTCAACGAGAACCAGGAAGAGACCGCCTAG
- a CDS encoding tRNA threonylcarbamoyladenosine dehydratase, translated as MTDYQGLFERTHILVGDEGVARLRSARVLLAGLGGVGSYCVEALARAGVGNLTLVDHDRVAASNLNRQLPALGSTVGEKKVEVLGARVRDINPACDLTLVDAFIRPDDMPGLLAPGFDFVIDAIDSLNCKTALVEVAWKSGIPVASSMGAGGRLDPTRIRVGDLYETEICPLARHLRKRLRRRGVGPGVRAVYSVESPLPPLPPEPTGQGRDRAVNGTISYLPALFGLTLAGLAVRKLLDLS; from the coding sequence ATGACCGACTATCAGGGATTGTTCGAGCGGACCCATATCCTGGTGGGTGACGAGGGGGTGGCGCGGCTGCGTTCGGCGCGGGTGCTGCTGGCGGGGCTCGGGGGGGTGGGCTCCTACTGCGTCGAGGCGCTGGCGCGGGCCGGGGTGGGAAACCTGACGCTGGTGGACCATGACCGGGTGGCCGCCTCCAACCTGAACCGGCAGCTGCCGGCGCTGGGCTCCACGGTGGGGGAGAAGAAAGTGGAGGTGCTCGGGGCGCGGGTACGGGACATCAATCCGGCCTGCGACCTGACCCTGGTGGATGCTTTCATCCGTCCCGATGACATGCCGGGGCTCCTGGCGCCGGGATTCGATTTCGTCATCGATGCCATCGACAGTCTCAACTGCAAGACCGCCCTGGTGGAGGTGGCCTGGAAGAGCGGCATCCCGGTGGCATCGAGCATGGGCGCCGGCGGGCGACTCGACCCGACCCGCATCCGGGTCGGAGACCTCTACGAAACCGAGATCTGCCCCCTTGCCCGCCATCTGCGCAAGCGCCTGCGTCGACGCGGGGTGGGGCCGGGCGTCAGGGCGGTGTACTCGGTGGAATCCCCCCTGCCGCCCCTGCCGCCGGAGCCTACCGGGCAAGGGCGTGACCGGGCGGTGAACGGTACCATCAGCTATCTGCCGGCCCTCTTCGGGCTGACCCTGGCCGGGCTGGCGGTGCGCAAGCTGCTGGATCTGAGCTGA
- a CDS encoding TatD family hydrolase, which produces MDLIDTHCHLDASAFDPDRESVLAGCAERGIRALVLPGVTASGWDVLLAVAKTSGRLHPALGLHPWFIGEHRPEHLDALAERVAREPLVAIGEIGIDHYPGATEPEGQKRLFEAQLDIARDAALPVILHVRKAHDAVYSILRRRGHPPGGVAHAFSGSLVQARRYVDLGLRLGFGGAVTHARARKLRDVLRALPREAIVLETDAPDMPPAGHHGERNTPLNLPEILRVVAEVRGEDPEEVAAYTTANARALFGI; this is translated from the coding sequence ATGGACCTGATTGATACCCACTGCCACCTGGATGCGTCGGCGTTCGATCCCGACCGGGAGTCGGTGCTGGCCGGCTGTGCCGAGCGGGGCATCCGGGCCCTGGTGCTGCCGGGGGTGACGGCCTCGGGCTGGGACGTCCTGCTGGCGGTTGCGAAGACCTCGGGGCGGCTCCACCCAGCGCTGGGGCTGCATCCCTGGTTCATCGGCGAGCACCGCCCGGAGCACCTGGATGCGCTGGCGGAGCGGGTGGCGCGGGAGCCCCTGGTGGCCATCGGCGAGATCGGGATCGATCACTACCCGGGGGCCACGGAACCGGAGGGGCAGAAGCGCCTGTTCGAGGCCCAGCTCGACATCGCCCGTGACGCCGCACTGCCGGTCATTCTGCACGTGCGCAAGGCCCATGACGCGGTCTACAGCATCCTGCGCCGGCGTGGCCATCCGCCCGGCGGCGTGGCCCACGCCTTCAGCGGCAGCCTGGTCCAGGCCCGGCGCTATGTGGATCTCGGCCTCCGGCTCGGCTTCGGCGGGGCCGTGACCCATGCCCGGGCCCGCAAGCTGCGGGACGTGCTCAGGGCGCTGCCCCGGGAGGCCATCGTACTGGAGACCGACGCTCCCGACATGCCCCCCGCCGGCCACCACGGCGAGCGCAACACCCCGCTCAACCTCCCGGAGATCCTGCGTGTCGTGGCGGAAGTCCGCGGCGAGGACCCGGAGGAGGTGGCCGCCTACACCACCGCCAACGCCCGGGCGCTGTTCGGGATCTGA
- the rimI gene encoding ribosomal protein S18-alanine N-acetyltransferase encodes MSAVPRPAGVSLRPMTQEDVEAVIGVEVRSYEFPWTEGIFRDCLQVGYSCWLAEADSALTGYGIMSVAAGESHILNLCVDPDWQGRGIGRMLLEQMLRTARAHGADIALLEVRPSNLAALRLYEQLGFNQYSVRRAYYPSRDGREDALMLAKSLVYL; translated from the coding sequence ATGAGCGCCGTTCCCAGACCGGCGGGTGTGAGCCTCAGGCCGATGACCCAGGAGGATGTCGAGGCGGTCATCGGCGTGGAGGTCCGCTCCTACGAGTTTCCCTGGACCGAGGGCATCTTCCGTGACTGCCTCCAGGTCGGCTACAGCTGCTGGCTGGCCGAGGCGGATTCCGCCCTGACGGGTTACGGGATCATGTCGGTGGCCGCCGGCGAGAGCCATATTCTCAACCTGTGCGTGGACCCCGACTGGCAGGGGCGGGGCATCGGGCGCATGCTCCTGGAGCAGATGCTGCGCACGGCCCGTGCGCACGGCGCCGATATCGCCCTGCTGGAAGTCCGCCCCTCCAACCTCGCCGCGCTCAGGCTGTATGAACAGCTCGGCTTCAATCAGTACAGTGTCCGCCGTGCCTACTACCCGTCACGGGATGGCCGCGAGGACGCCCTGATGCTGGCCAAGAGCCTGGTCTACCTGTGA
- a CDS encoding uracil-DNA glycosylase, with protein MSVSNRRLRYLDAMGITAWVRRADTAAAIPGAGGAAPQSAAPEVTAETAGPGAVAGPGPAAVPLPETVSATAPETGRGIPDRIATLGWEALAGCVADCQACPELVANRSRTVFGVGNRSADWLIIGEAPGADEDRLGEPFVGRAGKLLDAMLAAIGLDRSRAYIANILKCRPPNNRDPKPEEAAACLPFLRRQIELMQPKIVLVVGRVAAQTLLHSHDPVGRLRGRVHRLDGDGIPLVVTYHPAYLLRSPQEKRKSWQDLCLAVDVYNETRYRDEPDRAGIREEER; from the coding sequence ATATCCGTGAGCAACCGCCGGCTGCGTTACCTGGACGCCATGGGGATCACCGCCTGGGTACGGCGGGCGGACACCGCCGCCGCCATCCCGGGGGCCGGCGGTGCTGCGCCGCAGTCCGCCGCGCCCGAGGTCACGGCGGAGACCGCCGGACCGGGAGCGGTGGCAGGCCCCGGCCCGGCGGCGGTTCCGCTGCCCGAAACCGTCTCCGCCACGGCTCCGGAAACGGGCAGGGGGATTCCCGACCGGATCGCGACCCTGGGCTGGGAGGCGCTTGCCGGCTGCGTGGCCGACTGCCAGGCGTGCCCCGAACTGGTGGCCAACCGCAGCCGGACGGTGTTCGGCGTGGGCAACCGGAGCGCCGACTGGCTGATCATCGGCGAGGCCCCGGGTGCCGACGAGGACCGGCTGGGGGAACCGTTCGTGGGTCGGGCGGGCAAGCTGCTCGACGCGATGCTGGCCGCCATCGGCCTCGATCGCAGCCGGGCCTATATCGCCAACATCCTCAAGTGCCGCCCGCCCAACAACCGCGATCCGAAGCCCGAGGAGGCAGCGGCCTGTCTCCCCTTCCTGCGGCGCCAGATCGAGCTGATGCAGCCGAAGATCGTCCTGGTGGTGGGTCGGGTGGCCGCCCAGACCCTGCTGCACAGCCATGATCCCGTCGGGCGTCTGCGGGGCCGGGTGCACCGGCTTGACGGGGACGGCATCCCGCTCGTCGTGACCTACCATCCGGCCTACCTGCTGCGCTCGCCGCAGGAGAAGCGCAAGTCGTGGCAGGATCTGTGCCTGGCCGTGGATGTCTACAATGAAACCCGGTACCGCGACGAGCCGGATCGCGCCGGCATCCGGGAGGAGGAGAGATGA
- a CDS encoding 2-isopropylmalate synthase gives MTQPDKLIIFDTTLRDGEQSPGASMTREEKIRIAKALERLRVDVIEAGFPMASPGDFEAVQAVARAVRESTVCGLARALEKDIDRAGEALREAESGRIHTFIATSPIHMERKLRMNPDQVLEQAVWAVKRARQWTDNVEFSAEDAGRSELDFLCRIFEAVIEAGATTVNVPDTVGYAMPHQFGETIRQLMERIPNADRAVFSVHCHNDLGLAVSNSLAAVLNGARQVECTLNGLGERAGNASLEEVVMAVRTRRDVFPCDTDLDTTQIMTCSRLVAGITGFPVQPNKAIVGANAFAHESGIHQDGVLKSRETYEIMRAEDVGWSANRIVLGKHSGRNAFRSRLEDLGVHFESEEDLNSAFARFKDLADKKHEIYDEDLQALVTEASLESGNERVKLVSLRVCSETGETPEATVTLTVDGTEVRTTAPGGGPVDAAFKAIESVVNSQTTLQLYSVNAITSGTDSQGEVTVRLEKGGRIVNGLGADTDIVIASAKSYVNALNKILEPTARAHPQLGDV, from the coding sequence ATGACCCAGCCAGACAAACTCATCATCTTCGACACCACGCTGCGCGACGGCGAACAGAGCCCCGGCGCCTCCATGACCAGGGAGGAGAAGATTCGTATCGCCAAGGCGCTGGAGCGCCTGCGCGTGGATGTGATCGAGGCCGGCTTCCCCATGGCCAGCCCGGGTGATTTCGAGGCGGTGCAGGCCGTTGCCAGAGCCGTTCGCGAGAGCACCGTCTGCGGCCTGGCCCGCGCCCTGGAGAAGGATATCGACCGGGCCGGGGAGGCGCTGCGCGAGGCGGAGTCCGGACGCATCCATACCTTCATAGCCACTTCGCCCATCCACATGGAGCGCAAGCTGCGCATGAACCCGGACCAGGTGCTGGAACAGGCGGTCTGGGCGGTGAAGCGGGCGCGCCAGTGGACCGACAACGTGGAGTTCTCGGCCGAGGATGCCGGGCGCTCCGAGCTCGATTTCCTGTGCCGCATCTTCGAGGCGGTCATCGAGGCCGGCGCCACCACCGTCAACGTGCCGGACACGGTGGGCTACGCCATGCCCCACCAGTTCGGGGAGACCATCCGGCAGCTGATGGAGCGCATTCCCAATGCCGATCGGGCGGTCTTCTCGGTGCACTGCCACAACGATCTGGGCCTGGCGGTCTCCAACTCGCTGGCCGCGGTGCTCAACGGCGCCCGCCAGGTGGAGTGCACGCTGAACGGCCTGGGCGAACGGGCGGGCAACGCCTCCCTGGAGGAGGTGGTCATGGCGGTGCGTACCCGGCGCGATGTCTTCCCCTGCGACACCGACCTGGACACCACCCAGATCATGACCTGCTCGCGGCTGGTGGCGGGCATCACCGGCTTCCCGGTGCAGCCCAACAAGGCCATCGTGGGCGCCAACGCCTTCGCCCACGAGTCGGGCATCCACCAGGACGGCGTGCTCAAGAGCCGCGAGACCTACGAGATCATGCGCGCCGAGGATGTGGGCTGGAGCGCCAACCGCATCGTCCTGGGCAAGCACTCGGGACGCAACGCCTTCCGCAGTCGGCTCGAGGACCTCGGGGTCCACTTCGAATCCGAGGAGGATCTCAACAGCGCCTTCGCCCGGTTCAAGGACCTCGCCGACAAGAAGCACGAGATCTATGACGAGGACCTGCAGGCGCTGGTCACCGAGGCCAGCCTCGAGAGCGGCAATGAGCGGGTCAAGCTGGTCTCCCTGCGGGTCTGTTCCGAGACCGGGGAGACTCCCGAGGCCACGGTCACCCTGACCGTCGACGGGACGGAGGTGCGGACCACGGCGCCCGGTGGCGGACCGGTCGATGCCGCCTTCAAGGCCATTGAATCGGTGGTCAACAGCCAGACGACGCTGCAACTCTACTCGGTGAACGCCATCACCAGCGGCACCGACTCCCAGGGCGAGGTGACGGTCCGGCTGGAGAAGGGCGGCCGGATCGTCAACGGACTGGGCGCCGACACGGACATCGTCATCGCCTCCGCCAAGTCCTACGTCAACGCCCTGAACAAGATCCTGGAGCCGACGGCCCGCGCGCACCCCCAGCTCGGGGATGTCTGA
- the pssA gene encoding CDP-diacylglycerol--serine O-phosphatidyltransferase yields the protein MSDKPENPDPKPRPRGIYLLPNLFTTAALFAGFYAVVAAMNGRFEAAAVAVFVAMVLDGLDGRVARMTNTQSAFGAEYDSLSDMVAFGVAPALVAYEWALSSLGKLGWLAAFLYTASAALRLARFNTQVGSADKRYFQGLPSPSAAAIVAGMVWVGTEYGLGPDLVAVPALVLTALAGLLMVSNLRYHSFKDLDFRGKVPFFRILVVVLLFMLVATSPSRVLFAGFLLYALSGPILTLRDVRRRRAVRARDRDSGGH from the coding sequence ATGAGCGACAAGCCCGAAAACCCGGACCCGAAGCCCCGTCCCCGGGGCATCTACCTGCTTCCCAACCTGTTCACCACCGCGGCGCTGTTCGCCGGCTTCTATGCCGTGGTGGCGGCCATGAACGGCCGTTTCGAGGCGGCGGCCGTGGCCGTGTTCGTGGCCATGGTGCTGGACGGGCTGGACGGCCGGGTGGCACGCATGACCAACACCCAGAGCGCGTTCGGCGCCGAGTACGACAGCCTCTCCGACATGGTGGCGTTCGGCGTGGCCCCGGCGCTGGTGGCCTACGAGTGGGCCCTCTCCTCGCTGGGCAAGCTGGGCTGGCTGGCCGCATTCCTCTATACCGCCAGCGCGGCCCTGCGGCTGGCCCGCTTCAACACCCAGGTCGGCAGTGCCGACAAGCGCTATTTCCAGGGGCTCCCGAGCCCGTCCGCCGCAGCCATCGTGGCGGGCATGGTCTGGGTGGGCACCGAGTACGGGCTGGGGCCGGACCTGGTGGCCGTTCCCGCCCTGGTGCTGACCGCCCTGGCCGGGCTGCTGATGGTCAGCAACCTGCGCTACCACAGCTTCAAGGATCTGGATTTCCGCGGCAAGGTCCCGTTCTTCCGCATCCTCGTCGTGGTGCTCCTGTTCATGCTCGTGGCCACTTCGCCCTCCCGTGTGCTGTTCGCCGGATTCCTCCTCTACGCCCTTTCCGGACCGATACTGACCCTGCGGGATGTCCGCCGCCGCCGTGCCGTCCGGGCCCGGGATCGCGACAGCGGCGGGCACTGA